GAAAACTTCGTTCAACAAAGTATATGAGGTGTCTCAAGAATACAATGTATCTTTGAGAATTGCCGCATACATCGTAGCAATAGATAAAGTTTCAAACACTTATAAATACAGAGGAGGGTTCTAAAAAGAACCCTTTTTTACCTTTTTACTGACATGACTATACACAAGGAAGGCCGAAAAATACTCTTTATACTTCTTGCAGTACTATTTATCATCAACTATGTTGTGAGCACCTATTTGCCAGCTCAAACCTTAGTTCAGCAGATGACGCTTATCTCGAGCTTGCTTGTGTATTTGCTTGTATTGCAGTTTTTTAGAAACCCCAAATTTACGATTGAAATTCAAGACAACATGGTTTTGGCACCTGCTGATGGTAAAGTAGTCGTGATTGAAAATACAGTGGAGGGAGAGTATTTTAAGGATGAGCGCAAGCAGTTGTCTATCTTTATGTCTCCACTCAATGTCCATGTGTGTCGTACTCCAGTCGGAGGAGTGGTCAAGTACTTCAAATACCATGCAGGCAAATATCTCGTCGCGTGGCACCCAAAATCGAGCACCGAAAACGAGCGAACTACGATGGTAGTACAAAACCCTACTGGGACTGAAGTCTTAGTGAGGCAAATAGCGGGAGCTGTAGCCCGCCGTATCAAGTGGTACGCCAAAGAAAATGACCAGTTGGTACAAGGTCAGGAGTATGGCTTTATCAAGTTCGGCTCTCGGTTGGATGTGTTTTTGCCATTGGACGCAGAGATCAAAGTCTCGCTAGAGCAAAAGACCAAAGGAGGAAGGACAGTTCTTGCAGAGCTAAAATGATTAGGTTAGGTTTTTGAGGAGGATAATTTCTTTGTCCGTCAAAAATCTCCATTTTCCTCTTGGGAGATCTTTTTTGGTGAGGGAACCGTACATGGTACGGTCGAGCTTTTCTACCTCATAGCCGAAATTTTCGAAGATACGTCTTACGATACGGTTTCGACCGATGTGAATTTGCAAACCGATGTTCTTTTTGGTGGTATCCAAAATAGCAATATCACTGACGGTTACGGGACCATCGTCCAAGGTAAAGCCGTTGGCAATTTCCTCAAAATGGTTGGAGGTGAGTGGCTTGTCCAGTTCTGCTTGATAAATTTTCTTGATTTTGTAAGAGGGGTGCGTCATCTTTTGAGATAGTTCACCGTCGTTAGTGAGGAGTAGCAATCCTGTGGTATTTCTATCCAATCGTCCGACAGGGTAAATGCGTTCGTCACATGCTGTTTTGACCAAGTCCATTACCGTTTTTCGGTTTTCGGGATCTTCCATGGTACTGATGTAGTCTTTGGGCTTGTTGAGCAAGACGTATACGAAGTTTTGCGGACTGATCACTTTGCCGTTGAATTTGACCTCATCTTTTTGCTCGACTTTCATGCCAAGTTCCGTGACGACAGTCCCATTGATTTGGATGCGACCCTCCTGGATCAGCTTGTCGGCATCTCTTCGCGAACAGATTCCTGAGTTGGAGATGTACTTATTGATTCTCACCGGGTATTCGATGGATGTCTTTTTTGGAGTAGTGGTTTTGGGTTTTGAAAGCCTGTTTTTTCGTTGCATGATCAGATATTATCTGGCAAAGCTAGACAATAAGAAGCAGCTACTACGAGAAATTATTCTTGAGATTCACCGATCTCATTGTCTTTCTGCTCAAAGTCTTTGAGTGTGGGTAATTCACTGAGGCTATTGATGCCAAAGTAATCGATGAAATTTTGGCTGGTGCCGTAGAGGAGGGGGCGTCCCACTGTTTCGGATTTTCCTTTGATTTCGATGAGCTCTTTTTCGAGTAGCTTTTGGACAGAATAGTCACAATTTACGCCACGGATTTGCTCCATGTCTCCTTTGGTGACTGGTTGCTTGTAGGCAATAATCGAGAGAGTTTCGAGTGCAGAATTGGATAGTCTTTTTTTGGACTGTTGTTTGAGCAGTATGCCGATACTGGCCTGATAAGCAGGTTTGGTTAGAAACTGATACCCTCCCCCGCTTTGGATTGGCTCAAACGAATAGGAATCAGAGGCGTATTTGTCCTGTAGTGCCAAGATTGCCTCTTCTATATCTTTGAGGGGCACCTCCGCTTCGAACATCTCCGACAAACAGTCTTTTAATTCTTTGTCACTGATGGGTTTGGGCGAACAAAAAATGAGCGCCTCAATATGGTTGGACAAAAAATCCACTTAACTGTTTTGCTTCAATTTGGAGTCAATAGATAATGTCGTGTGTGGAACAGCCTTCAGCCTCTCTTTGCTGATGAGTTTTCCACTTTCTTTGCAGATACCATAGGTTCCGTTTTTGATTCTGATCAAGGCATTCTCCAAGTTTGTGATAAACTTTTGTTGTCTTGCAGCGAGCTGATTCAAGCTTTCTTTTTCTGCAGTATCCGCGCCATCTTCCAGTGTTTTTACGTTTCCGAAAGTACTGTCAGTACCAGAATCTTTACTCTTGGTCAATGACTGCTTGATGTAGTTAAGCTCGTTCCAAGCTTTTTCTAGTTTGTCGTTGATCAAGGTTTCAAATTCTTTCAGCTCATCCGCGGAATACCTGGTTTTCTCTCCGTTGCTCATAATTGTCGTTCTTAGTTTTTGAACCTTTGCGCTAATCTAATTCAACACATTTGAAAAGTAAAATGAAAATCAACCCCTAATTGATTAATTATCCACAACTTATTCTCTTAGATACAGTGACTTAACGCTATGATTATTGTCTTTAACGTATCCACGGAGGATTAAGTATAGCTTGTTCTCGAACTTTTGGACGAGCGGGCGGTAAATGTGTTATGATTAGGTATATAAGTAAAAAAACCTGATGAGCGCTCATGTATGGTAAACGGCACATCAGGTTTATGGGGAGAATCTATGTCATGTCAATCGGTGAGACGAAAGGCCACATAGAGTTGTGCGACGGAGTTTCTTGAATTTTCGAGGGTGAAGTCAGCCAGGTCGCTTTCCGCGATTTCTGCGAGACCGTAGTTGTAGCGTGCACCAACCATGAAGGATTCGAGCTGATAGCTGAGTCCTCCAGCTAGGCCGTAATCGAAACTCTTGAAATTGTCTCTATCTAAGTCATCTTGGTCGTTGAGATCATCGCCGGAGGCTTTGTACCCAGCGTCTACCAGATAGGACCCATAGGGGCCAACTTCGAGGGCCAGGTGTTCAGTGAGATGAAAACCAAACATGACGGGTACGTCGATGTAGTACAGGTTGAGTTTGAGGTCTCCAGAAGAACCCAATACGTCATAGTCGTACTTGACGCCTTTGGTAGAAAACAAGATTTCTGGCATGACAAAGAATCGTTCTCCAGTTCGGATCTTGGAGTAGAAACCTGCTTGCCAGCCGAGACGCATGTCCTGGTCGTCTATTTCATTTTGAATGAGGGTACTGAAGTTCATGCCTCCTTTTACCCCTGCGTCTACATCTTGTGCTCGGGCCATAGGTCCCGCAGAGACTATCAATATCAGTGTGGCTACATAAGCCATGATTTGCTTATTCATATGTGTGGGTTTTGGTGAAAAAATGCGGATGTAGCGCTACTCTCTACCCGTAGATCACAAATTATGCGAAAGGGTTAAAATGCAATGCGCTTACTTCCATTGTCGTGAGAAGTAGTGAAAAAAGCATACCAATTCGTTTTTGTTGGCTTATTGGTGTTTTGTGGGATTAAATTGAAGGTTAGAATGTATCTAGTTTTCCCGATATGGGAAAGCTTTTCCACAGGTTGTAATGCGTAGTTGTTTTTGTGCTGGAATAAGCCTAATTAGCCCAGCCTTCTCGGTCCAAGCTGCGGTATTGGATCGCTTCGGCGAGGTGTTCGATTTGGATGTCTTGTTTGCCAGCCAGATCTGCAATTGTTCGCGAGACTTTAAGTATCCGGTCGTAGGCTCTGGCGGAAAGTCCGAGCTTTTCCATGGCTGTTTTGAGCAGTGCTTTGCCTGGTTGATTGATTTGACAGATGGCTTTGACCATCTGGGAGTTCATCATGGCGTTGTTGAATATCTCTGGGTGATCTTTGAAGCGCTCGGCTTGGATGAGCCGTGCTTCGATGACACGTTCGCGTATCTCATCGCTGCTTTCGGATTTTCGATCTTCGGTCAGTTGGTCAAAGGAGACAGGAGTCACTTCTACATGGAGGTCTATCCGGTCGAGCAGAGGCCCGCTGACTTTGTTGAGGTACTTTTGTACTACGCCTGGTGCACAGGCGCATTCTTTTTCGGGGTGGTTGTAGTAGCCACAGGGACAGGGATTCATGCTGGCAATCAGCATAAAGTTGGCTGGGAATTCGATGGAAATTTTTGCGCGTGATATGGTGACTTTTCGTTCTTCTAACGGTTGTCTCATTACCTCAAGTACGGTGCGTTTGAACTCCGGCAACTCGTCCAAAAATAGCACACCATTGTTGGCAAGTGAGATTTCGCCGGGTTGTGGGATGCCTCCCCCTCCTACCAAGGCCACATCACTGATGGTGTGGTGGGGGGCACGAAAAGGGCGCGTGGTGATGAGTGATGAGTTTTCTTTGAGGTGGCCTGAGACCGAATGTATCTTGGTGGTCTCTAGGGACTCTTGTAGAGACAAAGGAGGGAGTATGGATGGGAGGCGTTTGGCCAACATGGTCTTGCCAGCTCCTGGGGGGCCAATCATGATGACGTTGTGCCCTCCCGCTGCTGCGATTTCTAGGGAGCGTTTGATGTTTTCTTGTCCTTGTACGTTGGCAAAGTCGGCACTGTACTCGTTGATATGAGACTGAAACATGTCCCGCGTGTCATAGACGAGAGGTTGTATTAGAGCTTTGCCAGTCAAGTGTCCGATGGCTTCTGGGAGTGTTTCTACTCCAATGATATCAACTTTGTCCACAATGGCCGCTTCGGAGGCATTTTCTTTGGGCAGGATAAGTCCTTTGAATCCTTTTTTCCTTGCTTCGATGGCTATGGGTAGGGCGCCTTTGATAGGCCTGATTTTCCCATCAAGGGCTAGTTCTCCCATGATGATGTAATCCTCTATGGCAGGGATGATGATTTGGTCTGAGGCACGGAGTATACCCAGAGCGATGGGTAAGTCGTAGGCAGAACCTTCTTTTTTGATATCCGCTGGGGCGAGGTTGACGATGACCTTTTGACGAGGCATGGTGTAACCATTTTGCTTGAGGGCTGATTCGACTCGGTGTTCACTTTCTTTGACAGCTGAATCAGGCAGTCCGACCATGAAAAAGTGGAGGCCAGAGATGATGTTGACTTCAATGGTTATTAGGTGAGCATCTACGCCGTAGACGGCACTGCCATATGTTTTTGCGAGCATAGTAGGTTCTTCAGGGTTGGTGGTTAGCTGCTGAAGCAGTTTTTACGCTTTTCTAAATATAGATTATTTCCTGTGGTTTATTGGATGTTGGCTTTTGGATTTTTTTTCTTTTCCAATTCTGAAATTCGCTTCTTCAATTGACGAATGTGAAGGTTTTCGATGATCAAAACACTGAGAAAGAGTACCAGACCAATGCCGCCTAGTTTGAGTACGAGTTTCATCAGGCCTACCCAGGTATCTACAAAGTCCCATTTCCAATGGAGGACGAGATTTTCATGAGTCACTGCGACAAACGTACAAATTAGAAAGTAGGTGATGTAAATCCCGTAAAGTAAAGGCTTAATTTGTTTCATTTGATGTCGAATATTGCTTGGAGTAATCTAGGCTATTACGGGTTTTCTCGTCTTTTCAATATAGTGAATATTCTGTTAATTCTTGTCGACTTGTTTTTCATAATAGCGACACATAAGTGTCAAACTGCATTCATTGCACTTGGGTTTTCTAGCCAAGCAAATGTAGCGACCATGTAGAATCAGCCAGTGGTGTGCTTTGGGGACATGCTCTTCGGGAATATGGCGGACGAGCTGTTTTTCTACTTCGAGTGGGGTCTTGGCAGTTTGGGTAACTAGACCAAGACGTTTGGATACACGAAACACATGAGTATCTACGGCCATGGTTGGTTGGTTGAATACCACTGACGCGATGACATTGGCAGTTTTGCGGCCTACACCGGGTAGTTTTTGGAGGTCTTTGATGTCGGAGGGTACTTCAGAATGAAAGTCTTCGACGAGCATTTTGGCCATACCGAGCAGGTGTTTAGTCTTGTTGTTGGGATAGGAAATCGATCGTATATAGGGAAACAATTCGTCGAAATTCGATTGGGCGAGTGCCTCGGGAGTGGGGAAGGTTTCGAAAATGGCTGGAGTCACCATGTTGACACGCTTGTCGGTGCATTGGGCACTGAGAGCTACAGCTACTATGAGTTGGTAGGGGTTTTCGTAGTGTAGTTCTGTTTCTGCTTCAGGGCTGTGTTGACTGAAGTGCTCTATGAAAAATTGATACCGCTCCTTTTTGTTCATGTTTCGAAATTAACTCTGATTTGTGCCATTGCAAAATCAGAATTAGCCTAGTGTACGGATGGGAACAAGGGCTCCCTATGTGTTGGAATTAGGAGGAGTGCTCATGATAGCACAAGAGTCAGTCTGGGGAATAATTGAGGGAATATTGAAGAATCGAATTGGCACTTTGGTCTGAGGGGTTGAGTAGTAGTCGGTCTAGAATACGTGTATCAATCTGCAATAGAGAGAGGGCTTCTTCTAGTTCTGGGTTGCAAAGGATTGCTTGTTGTATTTGTTGGTCTTCGTCAGCGGAGGTTTCTCCATATATGAATCGTATAAGGTCAGTTTCGGTAGACAGATTGATCATAGTCAATATTCAATTTTTGCATTTTCTTGCGCAAATTAATCAAAGCATATCGCATGCGTCCGAGTGCAGTGTTGATACTGACCTGGGTAGTTTCAGCGATATCCTGAAAACTCATTTGCATGTAGTGCCTCATGATGAGCACCTCCTTTTGAGTTTCTGGCAATTCTTGTACCAGTGTTTTCAAAAGGGCATTGGTATCTTGTTTGATGTGTTCTGATTCTACCGAACTTTCGGCAAAATCGAGTGTATTGAACACACCACTTCCATCTTCCATTACAATTTTTGGGTAGCGCTTTTCTTTTCTGAAAAAGTCAATCGCTAGATTGTGTGCGATTCTTAGTACCCATGGTAGAAACTTCCCTTCTTCATTGTATTTACCTGTTTTGATCGTACGTATTACTTTGATAAATGTGTCTTGAAGCAAGTCTTCAGCGACATATTTGTCTTTGACGATCAGATATATGGTAGTAAATACACGCGATTTGTGCCGTGACACTAATTCTTCAAATGCTGTTTCGTTTCCGTTTTTGTAATGTGACACCAATAGGCTATCACTGACACCTACATTATTCATTTTACCTGCGCTTTTAACGTAACCTTCTGAATCATATTGTTTGGTCAGGTTCAGATTGTTTGAATTACAGGTGTTATTCTTATTAAATCTACTCATAACTGTCTAGGTCTCCAATGGTTTATGAATGTTAAATTAGATTCTAGGCTAGAAGGCTGCCAAAAGATTCGATCAGTGAATGGCCTCATTCGATCAATAGGCTTATTTGGAACTTTATCTGCTTTGAGGTGTTTTTGAAAGAGAAACAAACACGAATAACGATGAAAGCAATCTGGAACGAACAAGTTTTGGCACAAAGTGATGACACTCTGGTGGTGGAGAACAACCACTATTTTCCTATTGAATCTATTCACTCGGAGTTTTTCACGAAAAGTGATACACATACTACCTGTCCATGGAAGGGTCAGGCGAGCTATTATACAATAGAGGTGAAGGGTGAGATCAATGTGGATGCAGCCTGGTACTACCCTGATGCGTCTAAACTTGCCAAGCCCATCGAAGGGTATGTGGCGTTTTGGAATGGGGTGAATGTAGTGGATTAGTTTGCTATTGGATTGTTTTCAGTGCTTGCAGGAGTTTGTTGATATCTCGGGCGTCGTTGTATAGGTGTGGCGATACTCTCAAGAAGGAGCCTCTCATGGAAGCACTGACACGATGTGTTTTGAGGGATTGGTTGAGGGTAGTGATTTTGTGCTCGGGAATTTGGATACCAAATAGGTGACTAGCTCGGTGGCCGGGGTCTTCGAGATATAGGCCCATCTCTTTGATTTCGGTGATGGCGGGTGCTATGAGTTGCTGACAATAGCTTTGTATTTGGACGGGTTGCCATCGTAGGACTTGTTTGAGTGCGGCGATGATCATGGGGTTGAGGATGAAGTTGCTTTTTTCTCCCACGCCGTAGCGTACTGCTCCGGCTTGATAGTCTTCTTGGTAGTTGACTAGCTCGGCGAAATTCTGACTATCGATTCGGTTGATCCAGTTTTGTTCGATAGGTGTGCCTTGATCGAATATTTCTCCATAATAGGCGATTCCTGAGCTGTAGGGACCAAGAAGCCATTTGTACCCAGCGACAATGAGCGCATCGGGGCGAATCTCTTGTACATCGAAGGGGAGAGCGCCGATGGATTGTGTCCCATCGATGATAAGGGCCGCTCCTACTTCGTCACAGCGTTTACGAAATGCCAACAAATCAAATAGGGAGCCGTCTGCCCAGTGTACGTGCCCTAAGGCTACTACACGTGTGTTGGTATCTATGGCTTCCAATAATCTTTCGTTCCAAAGTTTGCCCCGGTGAACGGTAGTGTCTGGCGCTTCGATGATGCGTAGTTCTGCTTGATGGGCTTGACAAGATTGGACCCACGGGTATACATTGCTGGGAAACTGGCCGCCAGCGAGGATGACATTGTCGGCTTTGTGGATGGGGAGGTTGTGTACTACATTGGCGATTCCGTAGGAGGCTGAGGGGATTAGGGTGATGCGGTTTTTGTCAGGGGAATGTATGAGTTGTGCATAGAGGGTTTGAATTGTCTCTACGTCGTGAAAGAAGTCGTCCGGTGTGATGCGGTTGGGTTGTCGTTTTTTGGATAGGCCTATGCGCCCTGCTTTTTCTACTGTTTTTGACAGAGGAGCCATGTATGCGCAATTGAGGTAGGCATACTTTTTATTGAGTTGAAACTTCTTCTTTTGACACTTCATTTTTGAGCGATGCTGGTTAAATTGAGACTACATGACGAAAATACTCTTATTCGATAGCAAAGGCAAAGCAGAGAAGATCGTGGGGCTTCACAAAATTGTCAAGTTGCAAATTGATGATGTGCGGTTTTGTTTGACAAGGAATGGCGAGAACTATTTTGCCTTTGAAGAGAAATGTCCACACATGAGTGAGGATTTGAGCAAGGGGAGAATCAACCCCTACGGGGAGGTCGTCTGTCCTTGGCATGACTACCGTTTTAGTTTGGCCACCGGAGAAGAAACTAAGAATAGATGTGTAGACTTGAAAAGGTACGCTGTGTTTTGGGAGGAAGGAGGGCTTTATGTTGAAATTTGATGAGAGTCAGTCTAGTACATCCGCTTTTCGGGTTGAGACGACCAAGTCATCAAACCAGATGTAGCAATCTGCATCAGGCGCCCAATCCTGTCCTGCTCCTCCATGAAATGTTGAGAAATAGAAGTTGTCAATGAGGCTGCCGTCGTTCACAAAGCGTAGGCCCGTCTTGCTTAACACTTGCTGTCCATTGACCCATATTTCTATCTCGCCGTTTTTCTTATTTCCAGAGTTGATTTTTACACGTTCTGTGATGTGGTACCATTTTTCTTTTTCAAATACCACTTGTTTGTCCTCTATCATGAGGGGGATGTCTTCGCCATATTTGCCAGGTTTGTCCATATGGTAGAGATAGAGTACTGCCTTTCCATTTGTTCGCCACATGAGGCGAGCGGTGAAGCCATTGGTACCATCGCAGTGTTGTCCGCCGCTGCAGTTTTTGTTTCCGGCTAGGCCGGGCAGTTTCCCTCCTTCGTGCTTTCCTCCCCAATCAAAGTTGTCGCTGAAGTAGAGCCAGTAGGAAGCATAGACGTTTTTCTTTCCGTCAAAATGCAAGGCTGCTTGCGCTCCTGTTTGAGAAGGGCCTACTCCACCTTTAGGGTATTGGACACGAATCGAATTGTGCCCCGAGTGAGATATGCTACTATCTATGATCACTCTTGCTTGATCAAAGCCATCGGTCCAGTTCAGTTTGAATCCGTCTGCTTTTAGACAGGCCTTGGTGTATTCTTTGTGGTTTGGCCACCCTTCGAAGCTTGTGGAATAGATCCGCTGGGAATATACATTGAGAGACAGGAGGTAAAGTACGCTGAGCGAAACCCCGTGTTTGAGCAGCCAAACCATGGTTAGTCTATATCTGGAAGGACGTAGTCCGTAAAGACACTGGGCTCAGCCATGGTTTTTTCGATTTCTTCGGCTTTTCGTGGGGCACGAATGGATAGGTTTTCACAACCGTCTTCGGTGACGAGGTAGTCATCCTCTATGCGAACAGGTATGTTCCACCATTTTGGATCGGTAGGACTGCCTTCTGGGATATAGATGCCGGGTTCGATTGTGATGACCATGTTGGGCTGGAGGAGGTCATAAATCCCTTTGTCATGGACATCTAATCCGATGTGATGGCAGCAGCCGTGAGGATAGTAGCGGTTGCGCCCAGTTTCTGGGTTTACGATGTCTTTTTCACTGGTGCTTTTGTAAAGGCCGAGCTCGACAAGTCTATTGTTGACAATCTCAGCGGTGATGTCATAGAGTTTGTAGAAAGGTAAGCCAGCTTTGCAGGAATCGGCCGCTGCTTGTTGTGCATCGTATACGATATCGTAGATTAGTTTTTGTTCAGGACTAAAAGTACCGTTGACAGGGATGGTACGTGTGACGTCAGCCGTATAGCCATGGTATTCAGCCCCCAGATCCATGAGTATGAGTTCGCCATCCTCGATGGCTGGTTTGTAGTTGTCGATGTAGTGAAGGACGCATCCGTTGTGTCCAGCACCGACGATACTAGGGTAGCCTTCGTATTCAGCGCGGTACTTTTTGTAGATGAATTCATGCATGCCCTGTACTTCGGTCTCTGACATACCCGGCTGCATGGCTTTCATGACTTCTACTTGGCCGATGGCAGATATATTGATGGCTTTGCGGAGGAGGTCGAGTTCATCTTCGGTTTTGATTTCTCTCAATTCGGTCATGAAAAAATCCAAGAGAGCAACGTCCAGATTGTTGGGTTGTGCTTCGACCATTAGTTCGCCCTGATTGTAGCCTATCTTTTCTTTGAACTGCGCGATGAGGTCGTAGAGATCTCCTTCTTCGTTGGTGTCTCTTACATCGTTTTCAAAATCATAGAATAAGACCTTGTCAAATTTCGAGAAGTCTAGGTTGAATTTGCCGAACTGGGTTCCTTCGAATGCCGCATCGATGGCTAGGACTTCTTTGGCTCCTTCTTGTCCTAGCCTTCCCCCTTCGTAGAGCTCCATGAGTGCGTTGTGTTCTCTGACGAAGATGATTTCATCAAACTTTTTGCCCTTGACTTTTTGTTCGTCTTTGAAAACCAACAAGACGGCATGGGGCTCGCGATGACCTGTGAGGTAGTAGAAGTTGGGGTCTTGATGGTAGACATAGTTGACGTCATTGGCTCGGTTGCGGACGGGTCCAGAGAATACCACAGCGACGGAGTTTTCAGGCATTTTTTTTCTTAGTGCGGCGCGGCGTTCTGCGTGAAACTCACTGGACAAGTAGTCTGTAGGCTTCTGAGCAAGGGAGACAAAATTTAGGAGGATAAGTGAAGCGAGAGCGAGATGTTTCATAGAGCTAATATAAACAGGCGATAGGATCATGTCAATCTAAAATACGTAAGCGGTCAAAATACCAAGGTCATAAAAAAACCCTGACTCGTCACCGAGTTAGGGTTTTTTCATTATTCATAATACAGTTGCTTAAGCTGCAGTTTTGATGTTTTCTTTTTTGACCGATACTTCGAGTCGTTTGATATGGATCAAGCCTAGTTTGTCCAACACCCACATTACGACATAGGTAGGGTCTATTTCGTGCCATCTGACGCCACCAAAATTGGCTCTGTTGCCATGTTTGTGGTGGTTGTTGTGGTAGCTCTCTCCCATCATCAAGAAGTCCACGGGCAACATGTTTTTGCTAGTGTCACCGACTTTGAAGTTGACATATCCATACACGTGAGCAAACCAGTTGA
The DNA window shown above is from Reichenbachiella sp. 5M10 and carries:
- a CDS encoding phosphatidylserine decarboxylase family protein encodes the protein MTIHKEGRKILFILLAVLFIINYVVSTYLPAQTLVQQMTLISSLLVYLLVLQFFRNPKFTIEIQDNMVLAPADGKVVVIENTVEGEYFKDERKQLSIFMSPLNVHVCRTPVGGVVKYFKYHAGKYLVAWHPKSSTENERTTMVVQNPTGTEVLVRQIAGAVARRIKWYAKENDQLVQGQEYGFIKFGSRLDVFLPLDAEIKVSLEQKTKGGRTVLAELK
- a CDS encoding pseudouridine synthase encodes the protein MQRKNRLSKPKTTTPKKTSIEYPVRINKYISNSGICSRRDADKLIQEGRIQINGTVVTELGMKVEQKDEVKFNGKVISPQNFVYVLLNKPKDYISTMEDPENRKTVMDLVKTACDERIYPVGRLDRNTTGLLLLTNDGELSQKMTHPSYKIKKIYQAELDKPLTSNHFEEIANGFTLDDGPVTVSDIAILDTTKKNIGLQIHIGRNRIVRRIFENFGYEVEKLDRTMYGSLTKKDLPRGKWRFLTDKEIILLKNLT
- the scpB gene encoding SMC-Scp complex subunit ScpB, which codes for MDFLSNHIEALIFCSPKPISDKELKDCLSEMFEAEVPLKDIEEAILALQDKYASDSYSFEPIQSGGGYQFLTKPAYQASIGILLKQQSKKRLSNSALETLSIIAYKQPVTKGDMEQIRGVNCDYSVQKLLEKELIEIKGKSETVGRPLLYGTSQNFIDYFGINSLSELPTLKDFEQKDNEIGESQE
- a CDS encoding TraR/DksA C4-type zinc finger protein translates to MSNGEKTRYSADELKEFETLINDKLEKAWNELNYIKQSLTKSKDSGTDSTFGNVKTLEDGADTAEKESLNQLAARQQKFITNLENALIRIKNGTYGICKESGKLISKERLKAVPHTTLSIDSKLKQNS
- a CDS encoding porin family protein, translated to MNKQIMAYVATLILIVSAGPMARAQDVDAGVKGGMNFSTLIQNEIDDQDMRLGWQAGFYSKIRTGERFFVMPEILFSTKGVKYDYDVLGSSGDLKLNLYYIDVPVMFGFHLTEHLALEVGPYGSYLVDAGYKASGDDLNDQDDLDRDNFKSFDYGLAGGLSYQLESFMVGARYNYGLAEIAESDLADFTLENSRNSVAQLYVAFRLTD
- a CDS encoding YifB family Mg chelatase-like AAA ATPase; amino-acid sequence: MLAKTYGSAVYGVDAHLITIEVNIISGLHFFMVGLPDSAVKESEHRVESALKQNGYTMPRQKVIVNLAPADIKKEGSAYDLPIALGILRASDQIIIPAIEDYIIMGELALDGKIRPIKGALPIAIEARKKGFKGLILPKENASEAAIVDKVDIIGVETLPEAIGHLTGKALIQPLVYDTRDMFQSHINEYSADFANVQGQENIKRSLEIAAAGGHNVIMIGPPGAGKTMLAKRLPSILPPLSLQESLETTKIHSVSGHLKENSSLITTRPFRAPHHTISDVALVGGGGIPQPGEISLANNGVLFLDELPEFKRTVLEVMRQPLEERKVTISRAKISIEFPANFMLIASMNPCPCGYYNHPEKECACAPGVVQKYLNKVSGPLLDRIDLHVEVTPVSFDQLTEDRKSESSDEIRERVIEARLIQAERFKDHPEIFNNAMMNSQMVKAICQINQPGKALLKTAMEKLGLSARAYDRILKVSRTIADLAGKQDIQIEHLAEAIQYRSLDREGWAN
- the nth gene encoding endonuclease III, producing MNKKERYQFFIEHFSQHSPEAETELHYENPYQLIVAVALSAQCTDKRVNMVTPAIFETFPTPEALAQSNFDELFPYIRSISYPNNKTKHLLGMAKMLVEDFHSEVPSDIKDLQKLPGVGRKTANVIASVVFNQPTMAVDTHVFRVSKRLGLVTQTAKTPLEVEKQLVRHIPEEHVPKAHHWLILHGRYICLARKPKCNECSLTLMCRYYEKQVDKN
- a CDS encoding RNA polymerase sigma factor produces the protein MNNVGVSDSLLVSHYKNGNETAFEELVSRHKSRVFTTIYLIVKDKYVAEDLLQDTFIKVIRTIKTGKYNEEGKFLPWVLRIAHNLAIDFFRKEKRYPKIVMEDGSGVFNTLDFAESSVESEHIKQDTNALLKTLVQELPETQKEVLIMRHYMQMSFQDIAETTQVSINTALGRMRYALINLRKKMQKLNIDYDQSVYRN
- a CDS encoding DUF427 domain-containing protein, with the protein product MKAIWNEQVLAQSDDTLVVENNHYFPIESIHSEFFTKSDTHTTCPWKGQASYYTIEVKGEINVDAAWYYPDASKLAKPIEGYVAFWNGVNVVD
- a CDS encoding aminotransferase class V-fold PLP-dependent enzyme, with translation MKCQKKKFQLNKKYAYLNCAYMAPLSKTVEKAGRIGLSKKRQPNRITPDDFFHDVETIQTLYAQLIHSPDKNRITLIPSASYGIANVVHNLPIHKADNVILAGGQFPSNVYPWVQSCQAHQAELRIIEAPDTTVHRGKLWNERLLEAIDTNTRVVALGHVHWADGSLFDLLAFRKRCDEVGAALIIDGTQSIGALPFDVQEIRPDALIVAGYKWLLGPYSSGIAYYGEIFDQGTPIEQNWINRIDSQNFAELVNYQEDYQAGAVRYGVGEKSNFILNPMIIAALKQVLRWQPVQIQSYCQQLIAPAITEIKEMGLYLEDPGHRASHLFGIQIPEHKITTLNQSLKTHRVSASMRGSFLRVSPHLYNDARDINKLLQALKTIQ
- a CDS encoding Rieske (2Fe-2S) protein — protein: MTKILLFDSKGKAEKIVGLHKIVKLQIDDVRFCLTRNGENYFAFEEKCPHMSEDLSKGRINPYGEVVCPWHDYRFSLATGEETKNRCVDLKRYAVFWEEGGLYVEI
- a CDS encoding polysaccharide lyase produces the protein MVWLLKHGVSLSVLYLLSLNVYSQRIYSTSFEGWPNHKEYTKACLKADGFKLNWTDGFDQARVIIDSSISHSGHNSIRVQYPKGGVGPSQTGAQAALHFDGKKNVYASYWLYFSDNFDWGGKHEGGKLPGLAGNKNCSGGQHCDGTNGFTARLMWRTNGKAVLYLYHMDKPGKYGEDIPLMIEDKQVVFEKEKWYHITERVKINSGNKKNGEIEIWVNGQQVLSKTGLRFVNDGSLIDNFYFSTFHGGAGQDWAPDADCYIWFDDLVVSTRKADVLD